The Megalops cyprinoides isolate fMegCyp1 chromosome 12, fMegCyp1.pri, whole genome shotgun sequence genome contains a region encoding:
- the tdh2 gene encoding L-threonine dehydrogenase 2, whose product MLPGWLCRGCRSRARWHYVPARVLSWSPRQISRWNKQESTDPPPPENPRVLITGGLGQLGVGLAQLLRKQYGTDNVILSDIKKPPVEVFNSGPFVYADVLDYKNLRELIVNNRITWLVHYSALLSAVGEANVALARKINITGLHNVLDLALENCLRLFVPSTIGAFGPSSPRDPAPDLCVQRPRTIYGVSKVHGELMGEYLHHKYGLDFRCLRYPGVISADTKPGGGTTDYAVQIFHDALSTGHFDCYLRADTRLPMMHIRDCHRATVEFMQAQDRQLSLRTYNIAAMSFTPEEVADEIRKHLPGLSVTYNPDFVRQTIADSWPMRFDDTNAQRDWGWKPAYGLSELVVDMLESIREQRTKAGLPVS is encoded by the exons ATGCTGCCGGGCTGGCTGTGTCGTGGCTGCCGCAGCAGAGCCCGTTGGCACTACGTACCGGCGCGGGTTTTGAGCTGGTCACCGCGGCAGATAAGCAGGTGGAACAAACAGGAATCCACCGACCCCCCTCCGCCGGAGAACCCCCGAGTCCTCATCACAG GTGGCCTTGGACAGTTGGGTGTTGGGCTAGCGCAGCTTCTAAG GAAACAGTATGGGACAGACAACGTGATCTTGTCAGACATCAAGAAGCCTCCAGTGGAAGTGTTTAACAGCG GTCCATTTGTCTATGCCGATGTCCTGGATTATAAGAACCTGAGGGAGCTGATTGTGAATAACCGTATCACCTGGCTGGTTCACTATAGCGCCTTACTGAGTGCTGTGGGGGAGGCCAACGTGGCTCTGGCCCGCAAGATCAACATTACAG gCCTCCACAATGTTCTGGACTTGGCACTAGAAAACTGCCTTCGCCTTTTTGTCCCAAGTACCATTGGAGCCTTCGGACCCTCATCCCCACGTGACCCTGCACCAGACCTGTGTGTCCAGAGGCCGCGCACCATCTACGGTGTGTCCAAAGTACACGGGGAGCTGATGGGGGAG tACCTCCACCACAAGTATGGCCTGGACTTCCGTTGCCTGCGCTACCCTGGCGTTATTTCTGCAGACACAAAGCCCGGTGGCGGAACGACAG ACTATGCGGTTCAGATCTTCCACGACGCCCTCAGCACTGGACACTTTGACTGCTACCTGCGGGCGGACACCCGCCTTCCCATGATGCACATCCGCGACTGCCACCGTGCCACAGTGGAGTTCATGCAGGCTCAGGACCGCCAGCTCTCGCTGCGTACCTACAACATCGCCGCCATGAGCTTCACCCCCGAGGAGGTGGCAGACGAGATCCGCAAGCACCTGCCAGGCCTGAGTGTCACCTACAACCCCGATTTCGTCCGCCAGACCATCG CGGACAGCTGGCCCATGCGGTTCGACGACACCAACGCTCAGCGAGACTGGGGATGGAAGCCGGCCTATGGCCTGTCAGAGCTGGTGGTTGACATGCTGGAGTCCATCCGGGAGCAGAGGACCAAGGCTGGGCTGCCAGTCAGCTAG
- the tmem234 gene encoding transmembrane protein 234: MVSFTEVLCLLLVAVLWGGTNPFLKKGTEGIEEVKKGNVVLQFLGEVKFLFLNVKYLVPFLLNQIGSLVYYLTLATTDLSLAVPVTNSLTFLFTLLTGRLLGEDIGGKRAVLGMFLTMLGVTLCIISSVGENNSSG; the protein is encoded by the exons ATGGTGTCTTTCA CGGAGGTGTTGTGCCTCTTGCTCGTGGCAGTGCTGTGGGGTGGCACAAACCCTTTCCTGAAAAAAGGAACGGAGGGGATTGAGGAGGTAAAGAAGGGAAATGTCGTCCTCCAATTCCTTGGGGAGGTGAAATTTCTCTTCCTCAATGTTAAG TACCTAGTGCCATTCCTGTTGAACCAGATTGGGTCCCTGGTGTATTACCTCACGCTGGCCACAACAG ACCTGTCCCTTGCTGTGCCAGTGACCAACTCTCTCACCTTCCTGTTCACACTGCTAACAGGGAGACTTCTGGGAGAGGATATTGGAGGGAaaa GAGCTGTCCTGGGAATGTTCTTAACCATGCTAGGGGTCACGCTGTGTATCATCAGCTCTGTCGGCGAGAATAACAGCTCTGGATAA
- the LOC118787053 gene encoding eukaryotic translation initiation factor 3 subunit I: MRPILLQGHERSITQIKYNREGDLLFSVAKDTVVNVWYSVNGERLGTYNGHTGAVWCVDVDWDTKNVLTGSADNSCRLWDCETGKQLALLKTSSAVRTCGFDFSGNIIMFSTDKQMGYQCYLNYFDLRDPQQIEDNQPYISVPCNDSKITSAVWGPLGEFVIAGHENGEINQFSAKSGEVLKKAKEHTKQINDIQTSVDLTMVISASKDNTAKLFDSTSLDHIKTFKTERPVNSAAISPIMDHVVMGGGQEAMEVTTTSTRIGKFEARFFHAAYEEEFGRVKGHFGPINCVAFHPDGKSYSSGGEDGYVRIHYFDPHYFEFEFEG, translated from the exons ATG AGACCCATCCTCTTGCAGGGCCATGAAAGGTCCATTACACAGATCAAGTACAACCGGGAAGGAGACCTGCTCTTCTCAGTGGCCAAAGACACG GTAGTGAACGTATGGTATTCTGTAAACGGAGAGAGGCTGGGCACGTACAACGGCCACACAggggctgtgtggtgtgtggatGTCGACT GGGACACCAAGAACGTGCTGACTGGCTCGGCAGACAATAGTTGCCGGCTTTGGGATTGTGAAACAG GCAAACAGCTGGCTCTGCTCAAGACCAGCTCAGCTGTGAGGACCTGCGGCTTCGACTTCAGCGGGAATATCATTATGTTCTCTACAGACAAGCAGATGGGATACCAGTGCTACCTGAACTACTTTGACCTTAGGGACCCCCAGCAAATAG AGGATAACCAGCCCTACATATCCGTGCCGTGCAATGACTCTAAGATCACCAGTGCGGTGTGGGGGCCGCTGGGCGAGTTTGTCATCGCAGGCCACGAGAACGGAGAGATCAACCAGTTCAGTGCAAAG TCTGGGGAGGTGCTTAAGAAGGCGAAGGAGCACACCAAGCAGATTAACGACATCCAGACCTCTGTAGATCTCACCATGGTCATCAGTGCATCAAAAGACAACACAGCCAAG CTGTTTGACTCCACGTCACTGGATCACATCAAGACCTTCAAGACAGAGAGACCCGTGAACTCGGCTGCCATTTCTCCCATCATGGACCAC GTGGTCATGGGAGGTGGGCAGGAAGCCATGGAGGTCACGACAACGTCCACCAGGATAGGAAAGTTTGAGGCCAG GTTCTTCCATGCTGCATATGAGGAGGAGTTCGGGAGAGTGAAGGGACACTTTGGTCCCATCAACTGTGTCGCATTCCACCCAGATGGAAAGAG TTACAGCAGCGGTGGAGAGGATGGCTATGTCAGGATACATTACTTCGATCCTCACTactttgagtttgagtttgaaGGGTGA